The Rissa tridactyla isolate bRisTri1 chromosome 6, bRisTri1.patW.cur.20221130, whole genome shotgun sequence DNA segment TGAGATCCTTGGCTTCTGAAGTACTGGGGACATAATTTGGGGTTAGCATCTGCTCATAATATATAATAGCTTGTTTTAAGAGACTGGTTGCTTTGTAAGAGGATGGAGGCAGCTCTGTGGCTAGTTTGGATTCcgattttattttgaattattgaAAGACAAACAATAAGTTCAAACCTCAGGAAAATTCTTTCATGACTGATCAgtgatatttgttttattttagtactGCTCTCCAATTGTTCGGTTTTAATTTTACAGTTGATCTGCCTGCAAACTGCTGAAAGTCCCTAATCTCATTTCCACTGAGCAAGGACATTCCTTGTTTGTGTTCCTCATTTGGAAATAAAGGATTGTAGCGAGAGTTAACAGTTTACACTTACACACAGTGGAAGGTGGGCACAGCACCAAAGGCAGCCCTGGTGGGGATGGACACGCTGCGCACACCATTAATGACACCAAGACTTCTCTTCTCTTAATTGTTATTTAACATAGGATTCTCTAACAAGGTCCGTGCCATGTCACGCGCTGCAAAATGGACAGAGGCCATGGTCACTGGCTgacctggggaggggagggcaggacgAAATGCCCAGACCCTGGAGAAAGACACCCtgccggctcccccagccccacggccaccctgGGGAGACGTTTCCaccacagctcacctctgctgttGCGAGCACATCCCGCGGTGCCCGGCTGCCTGAACCAGGCAGGGCCGGGGAAGCACAGGGGGTGGCTCCGGGATGGGCACTGAGAGCTGCCGATGACAGCCCCCAAAGCACCACCCGGCACCAGGAAAAGCTTCGCTCAGCCCTCCACACCTTGCAGGCACACTCGGCAGGAGTCCAGGCAGGCTCTGCCGGCGACCAAAGATAAGCAGCCAGAGACGTGAGGTGACAAGGGACATGTTGCTCACCGACATGGATGTCACAGTGGCCCATCTCTCCTCACCATTACAAATCTCCTTCTTGTTTGTACAGCAGTAATACACCACATGCAAAATTGTACAGAGGCACATTAAAGTTGTACCATCATCCCATTCTTGTAAAAATTATCTCTGCCTACCTTTCTGGAAGGTGAAATAATTAACTTTGCCAAACACAGGGCAGAGTGAAACTTGCTAGATAAAgaggcagcatttaaaaaagtTGGTCTGTTTGGAAAAATTGAAAAGCCATTGCACTGTTAATGCAAAATTAtactagaaattaaaataatacctGGTCGAAAGCCCTCAAACTTGCATGACAGCTACTCATGAAacactttaataattttttaaaattaatatatatttcattaggCCTCACAAAAGTGAAATTAGGAATACATACAATAATACTTCATTTTTACAATCCACCTGATcaatctgtattttaaagctaGGGGAattaagaaacacaaaatggGAAAGTGACTGACCCAGAGTCACCAAGAAGCCTGTGGCAATTATAAAGAACCCAGCTCCTACCTAGGAATTGGTTTTATCTTGATGAAAAGTGACCTATAcagactggagaagagagagacctAAAGCAGCAAAACAGAGATAGGATATGACACAGAAAAGTAACAACACACTACGTGTGATTTAACTACATTACCAAAACACAACCTTTTTCTTAAAGACCCTATGCAGGATTGGGTCCTTTTGAATAATGTTAGTTGTGTAAAACGCAGTGTTCTTGAAACCACTTCTTTTGAAGTCatccaaaaccaaccaaatacTGATAAAGTAACAGCTGTTGCACTGGTTCTGGTTGTCTTCAAGATGACTCTTTAGCTCAAAATAAGGGTATAAGGCTGCTGTTGCTACCTAACACCTTTGgcttttacttaatttttaagaTATCAATTCTCATGAATGCCATGGCACTGAGTAAAAGGTTATTTGAGGAGATAGAAGAGGGCAACACACTGGCTgtcattccttccttcctgttcTATAGTAAGGAGCATGCTGATGATATCAGGAACTGAAAATTATCCCTGTGGGTAGATTAATCGATTGGAGAGCTTTAGAATAGAccaaaaaaatgaacaaatttaCTCACCAGTCTAACTCATTCAGAAATGATCCCCATGTAACCATAATGCAGGGAAATGAAGGTTTGAAATGCTTTTAGAGTGTAAAAATCGAGAATTTACACGTTTTAAttgttttcataataaaaaggcaatattgcaaatatttttgaaagatgagGATCATTTCATGCGTGGAGAGACTTTGGCTCCTGTCATTCCTGTGTGTGACACACAGCCACACAGTGCCATCTGGCGTTCTGTGGCCATACAGGGAATAACGCTGAGAACTTCGAAAGGATATTCCAAATTATTTCACAATAACAAACATggattagttttgtttttcagaaacacGGGACTACGTGATGAAACGATTACATCTAATAGTTGACAAGGCGGACACTATTCTGAACTACCATTCTTTTTTTGAGTAGCACTGAGGAGTGcttagaagaagaaagcaaaagaatgcCTGACTGTAAAGTAAGCATCATTTATCTGTCATCAGTAGGAGATATAATCATATTTAGAGCATATAGTACATTGCACAGAATCACATATTGTACCAGCATTTAGAAGAACTTTGATCAGGTATACtacaaaaaaaagatgatgagagggagaaagagtgaataactaattaaaataatgcaCATTTAGGGCAAATATGAAATAGTAAATTTGCTTTAAGGGTAAATACTTGGTCCTTAGGGATGAACTATGCACAGCAAATGCAGAGTTAATTTTGCACACAGTTATCCAAAACTATACAATACTGCTCTCATATTGCTCTGTTAGTCCCAGGATCAGACCTAATTTTCTGCTGCCTCAGCACTCAAATTGTCCTTTTAGGTTTTTGATCTACACTAAAACCATCCAAGTGATAGCCTGCTTGATTTGTAAGCATCAATCAAAAATTCCACTGCCTACTTACAAAGTAAATGGTACTTGGGTTGGAAGTAATTCTCCTGCACTGGAGCACACAAGAAGAATGAAGCGATCTCAGTGCTGCAGCATTCTACTGCAAAATATCACGTGGGTTGGCCGTATTTCAATAATACCTTGTAAGGTTTAGAAAGTCTTTATGCTGTTGCAGAGTCGCAAAGGGGACAGAATCCAATTTACagaatttttcactgtgagggtggtgaggcactggaacaggttgcccagcgaagttgtcaatgccccatccctggaagtgttcaaggccaggctggatggggctttgagcaacctggtctggtgggagcgtccctgcccagggcaggggggtggaactaatgatctttaaggtcccttctaacccaaaccattctatgattctacctgtGCAGATCAAGAGATACCCTTGGTGGATTTATCCGCCCATGTGTGTCAGGTCAGATTTCAGGGTACCCCAGGTCTGCCAGATAAGACCCCTTCTGTCTCAAAAGCCAGCTGGAAGCCAGGCAGAGTATCCAGGGAATCTCAAACACCCCCAGACAATGTTAGGTGGGCCGCTAAATCCAGCCCCATTGCCAGCAGAACTCTTCTTACCTAAGCCTACCAAGTAACACCAGGGGAACCCTGGAAGAGGTTCATTACTACCCAGAAATGATTAATGCATCTTGGTTCTCTGCAGCAGAAGTTGGTTGCTTCATAGCGGCTGATGCCCTGAACCAGCTTGCTTCTTCCCCTTTGTGAGCAGGCAAAGGGGGAGTGAGGAGCTGTTTTACCGAGAGCAGCACTGGAGAGCCATGGCTGCCTAAGGCAGACTTCTGGTTTCCAAAAATGAGCTCACTGCCCTAGACTGGGAAAAGAATTGCTCTGCTCCAGGTCTGCAAGGCCTCCCatctggggctgctcagccttgCTCTGCCAGGGACCAGGGCTTTCGCTGGCATTAGCTGCCTGAGGTGCCGTGGGGCACAGCCCTGCTGTCCCAGCGAGAGCAGCACCAAACCATGGAGCTGCATTCCAGGGCCAAACAGAACAGCGTGGGCTGGCACGGGAGCAGAGCCCCGGGACGTGGGGGCAATGGGCAAGGAGCGGGGGCAGCCAGGCCTGGGGTGAGGAGCAATGGGCACAGGCTGGTCCTGAGAGGCCCTGCTGCAAACGCCTCCCTGGGACTGGCTGCCCGCATGCAGCCCTGAAGCAGAGCAGAACTCGCTCTTCGgggcagaaacaaagaaacagcagcGGGGCTGCCTGGAAGGAGCTGCTAGCAGCAACATCCCAGACCCTCCCCAGCAAAGGGCGGCGCAGACGCAGCCAGCTCCCTCCAGATGGCCCCACTgaccccaggctgcagctgccaccGAGGGGGAAGGTGGGCACAGCACCAAAGGCAGCCCTGGTGGGGACAGATACGCCACACGCACCATTAATGACACTTCTCCTGCAGTCCTtaatcctttattttctttctctacgAAGTATGTTGAGGACTAACAAGAGCCTCCCAGTCCACTTTGGCCCCTCTTTGGTCGCCCCTTGGTGCACCAGCTAGTGCTGCCGGCGGGGCGGCCTCttgcggggctggggacagtcctgGGGGTCGGGGGCCCTCCTCTTTGGGGGACGCTGGGGCCCCCGTGGTGAGCAGTTCCTGACCTGGTCAGGAGCAGAAGGacctgctgccgctgccgcctcccctggctcctcccggggctgggagcccacagagctgctgggggaggccaGCTGGGGGCCCGGAGTGTCCCCCTGCGAAGCTGTGGGGCTGCGGCTGGTCGCAGGGATGTTGTCACCATCGTTGTCATCGCCCTCTTCCTCGCCAGGTACTTGTGGGTCCTGGTGGGCCAGGTGCTGGCGGAGCTCCCTGCTGCACAGGCGCACGGCGAGCATGTTGAGGTGGCGGATGAAGGTCCTCGTGAGCTCTGGCAGgcagttctgcagctgctgctccagcaccgCCTCGTCCAGTCCCCAGAGGCACAGGTGGGCCACGATGCTGCCCTCTGCCGCTGCCACATCCCACCACCGGTCCTCAAAGAGCACCCCGAGCTCCCGTCGCAGCCATGGCATCAGGGGCTCAATGCTACTTGGGTGGCTCTTGAAAAAGTCTGCCCAGACCTCAGGAGGGAATGCGTCCACCTGAGGCTCGGCCTCCACAGCCCCCTCCTCGTCCTGGAGGTCTGCAGGGCATGGGATGTCGAATGTTAAATAATCATCATCTGACCAGACCGAGAACACAATATCTGTTGCCACACACTGGCACACGGCGCAGCTTGGCCTCTGCTGTGCCCAGCGCACTGCACAGCCTAAGCAAAAGGGGTGGAGGCAGGGTGACAGATAGGCGATATCCTCTTCATCATCACAACAGATGGGGCATCTCCACTCGCTCTTGCTGGCCATGTTCTCTGCGCACTGCGGTGGGTCAGGGAACGCTGAGTATGAGGAGCTGCTCCCTCTCGCCGGCACCGCAGCGGCGGGTGTCACACGCTGCAAAATGGACAGAAGTCAGGGTCACTGGCTgacctggggaggggagggcaggacgAAATGCCCAGACCCTGGAGAAAGACACCCtgccggctcccccagccccacctcctgccccacggccaccccgggGGGATGTTTCCACCACAGCTCACCTCCGCTGCTGCGAGCATGTCCCGCGGTGCCCGGCTGCCTGAACCAGGCAGGGCCGGGGAAGCACAGGGGGTGGCTCCGGGATGGGCACTGAGAGCTGCTGATGACAGCCCCCGAAGCACCACCCGGCACCAGGAAAAGCCTCGCTCAGCCCTCCACACCTTGCAGGCACACTCAGCAGGAGTCCAGGCATGAGCCAGGCTGGCCCACGCTCTGACAGCAACCGAAGATAAGCAGCCAGGGACGTGAGGTGACAAGGGACATGTCGCTCACCGACATGGATGTCACAATGGCCCATCTGTCCCGCAGAGGTCGCCCGGGCAGCGATCCGCCCAGCTTCCAGTGAAGGactgttctcactgtaaaaaat contains these protein-coding regions:
- the LOC128911268 gene encoding E3 ubiquitin-protein ligase Topors-like, producing MLAAAERVTPAAAVPARGSSSSYSAFPDPPQCAENMASKSEWRCPICCDDEEDIAYLSPCLHPFCLGCAVRWAQQRPSCAVCQCVATDIVFSVWSDDDYLTFDIPCPADLQDEEGAVEAEPQVDAFPPEVWADFFKSHPSSIEPLMPWLRRELGVLFEDRWWDVAAAEGSIVAHLCLWGLDEAVLEQQLQNCLPELTRTFIRHLNMLAVRLCSRELRQHLAHQDPQVPGEEEGDDNDGDNIPATSRSPTASQGDTPGPQLASPSSSVGSQPREEPGEAAAAAGPSAPDQVRNCSPRGPQRPPKRRAPDPQDCPQPRKRPPRRQH